A genomic region of Paenibacillus sp. PL2-23 contains the following coding sequences:
- the purE gene encoding 5-(carboxyamino)imidazole ribonucleotide mutase produces the protein MSAMVGVIMGSKSDWETMKLACDVLEELSIPYEKKVVSAHRTPDLMFEYAETAAQRGLKVIIAGAGGAAHLPGMVAAKTALPVIGVPVKSSNLNGLDSLLSIVQMPGGIPVATVAIGNAGGTNAGLLAAQILGAFDPEVQARVEARRERVKREVLESSETL, from the coding sequence ATGTCTGCGATGGTAGGCGTCATTATGGGCAGCAAGTCAGATTGGGAAACGATGAAATTGGCCTGCGACGTGCTGGAGGAGCTCAGCATCCCTTACGAGAAAAAGGTAGTGTCGGCGCATCGTACGCCGGATCTCATGTTCGAATACGCGGAAACGGCGGCTCAGCGCGGACTTAAGGTTATTATCGCGGGAGCGGGCGGGGCTGCTCATTTGCCCGGCATGGTCGCAGCGAAGACGGCTCTGCCGGTTATTGGCGTTCCGGTCAAATCGTCGAATTTGAATGGACTGGACTCCCTGCTCTCCATCGTGCAGATGCCGGGCGGTATCCCGGTTGCGACTGTCGCGATCGGCAATGCGGGCGGCACGAATGCCGGCTTGCTGGCCGCTCAGATACTGGGCGCCTTCGATCCGGAGGTGCAAGCCCGTGTGGAAGCGCGGCGCGAGAGAGT